From one Rhodovulum sp. ES.010 genomic stretch:
- a CDS encoding FxsA family protein has translation MWLFLIFLSVPLIEIALFIQVGGAIGLWPTLAIVVLTAVLGTWLLRRQGAHALVQLRRSFQELRDPAEPLAHGAMILFAGALLLTPGFFTDAVGFALLMPPVRSAAYRWLSRRVVVQTMTYGQGPEQPRTDRSDVIEGEFEDLGTRPHRPDGPSQWTRH, from the coding sequence ATGTGGCTCTTCCTGATTTTCCTGTCGGTCCCGCTGATCGAGATCGCGCTGTTCATCCAGGTAGGCGGCGCTATCGGCCTTTGGCCGACGCTGGCGATCGTGGTGCTGACCGCGGTGCTGGGCACCTGGCTCCTGCGCCGGCAAGGGGCGCATGCGCTGGTGCAGTTGCGCCGATCCTTCCAGGAATTGCGCGACCCGGCCGAGCCGCTGGCCCACGGCGCGATGATCCTGTTCGCGGGGGCCTTGTTGCTCACGCCCGGGTTCTTCACCGATGCCGTCGGATTCGCACTTCTCATGCCGCCGGTGCGCAGTGCGGCCTATCGCTGGCTGTCGCGGCGCGTCGTGGTGCAGACCATGACCTATGGCCAAGGCCCCGAACAGCCGCGGACCGACCGGAGCGACGTGATCGAGGGCGAGTTCGAGGATCTGGGAACCCGTCCGCACCGCCCCGACGGCCCGTCACAATGGACACGGCATTGA
- a CDS encoding Tim44/TimA family putative adaptor protein, whose translation MGSAIIQLLVLAGIAVFLILRLRSVLGTREGFEKPPLSMPDPASRRSEARRDFEVIEGGVDTDITDHVPDGSDAAKALAAMKMAEPGFSVGEFLHGARGAYEMILMAFETGQLEEVEPFLAPDVYESFAEVVKLREDQGLTVEANFVGVRELSLKDATFDRQTREGELTVKYVGELTSVVRNKAGDVIEGSPSEIKRQRDVWTFARRMGVDDPNWQLVATGE comes from the coding sequence ATGGGCTCTGCCATCATCCAACTTCTGGTTCTCGCGGGGATCGCCGTGTTCCTGATCCTGCGGCTTCGCTCGGTGCTCGGCACGCGCGAGGGATTCGAGAAGCCGCCCCTGTCGATGCCCGACCCGGCCTCGCGCCGGTCGGAGGCGCGCCGGGACTTCGAGGTGATCGAGGGCGGGGTGGATACCGACATCACCGATCACGTCCCCGACGGCAGCGATGCCGCCAAGGCACTGGCCGCGATGAAAATGGCCGAGCCCGGCTTTTCGGTGGGCGAGTTCCTGCACGGCGCCCGCGGCGCCTACGAGATGATTCTGATGGCCTTCGAGACGGGTCAGCTTGAAGAGGTCGAACCGTTCCTCGCGCCGGATGTCTACGAAAGCTTCGCAGAGGTCGTGAAGCTGCGCGAGGACCAGGGGCTGACGGTCGAGGCGAACTTTGTGGGCGTGCGCGAACTCAGCCTGAAGGACGCGACGTTCGACCGCCAGACGCGCGAGGGCGAACTGACCGTGAAATACGTCGGCGAATTGACCTCGGTCGTGCGCAACAAGGCCGGGGACGTCATCGAGGGCAGCCCCAGCGAGATCAAGCGCCAGCGCGACGTCTGGACCTTTGCCCGGCGGATGGGCGTGGATGACCCCAACTGGCAGCTGGTCGCCACGGGCGAATGA
- a CDS encoding murein transglycosylase A: MTRGLGAALCLALVVSAGTTRADPPVEILRFSDLKGWAADDHGAALSVFRETCGNLDAPDWAPLCALAETQTDARRFFELFFRPVLIGGQEAALFTGYFEPELHGARTPDDRYQYPIYRTPPDLVPGETWHSRREIHDLGLLRDRGLEIAWLDDPVDAFFLQVQGSGRIRLTDGTAIRVGYGGTNGHDYRSVGKELVRRGIYAPHQVSAQVIRAWVRRNPEAGRELLLHNPSFVFFRELTRVPPDKGPLGAMNRSVTPMRTVAVDPEFVPLGAPVWIEKGGRGPLHRLMVAQDTGSAIKGAQRADIFYGTGDAAGERAGRVRDRGRMVVLLPIDTALALLPGG; this comes from the coding sequence ATGACCCGGGGCCTCGGCGCGGCGCTCTGCTTGGCCCTTGTCGTGAGTGCCGGAACAACCCGCGCCGACCCGCCGGTGGAAATCCTCCGGTTTTCCGATCTCAAGGGGTGGGCAGCCGACGACCATGGCGCGGCGCTGTCGGTCTTCCGTGAAACCTGCGGCAATCTCGACGCGCCCGACTGGGCGCCGCTCTGTGCGCTCGCCGAAACCCAGACAGATGCCCGCCGCTTCTTCGAGCTGTTCTTTCGCCCCGTGCTGATCGGCGGGCAGGAGGCCGCGCTGTTCACCGGCTATTTCGAGCCGGAACTGCACGGCGCCCGCACGCCCGACGACCGCTACCAGTATCCGATCTACCGCACGCCGCCCGACCTCGTTCCGGGCGAGACCTGGCATTCGCGCCGCGAAATCCATGACCTCGGTCTGTTGCGCGACCGGGGCCTGGAAATCGCCTGGCTCGACGACCCGGTCGATGCGTTCTTTCTGCAGGTCCAGGGCTCGGGCCGCATCCGCCTGACCGACGGCACGGCGATCCGGGTGGGCTATGGCGGGACCAATGGCCATGATTACCGCTCAGTCGGCAAGGAACTGGTGCGCCGCGGGATCTATGCGCCGCACCAGGTCTCGGCGCAGGTGATCCGCGCCTGGGTGCGGCGCAATCCCGAGGCGGGGCGCGAGTTGCTGCTGCACAACCCATCCTTCGTGTTCTTCAGGGAGTTGACGCGCGTTCCGCCCGACAAGGGTCCGCTGGGGGCGATGAACCGCTCGGTCACGCCGATGCGCACCGTCGCGGTCGATCCCGAATTCGTGCCGCTGGGCGCCCCGGTCTGGATCGAAAAGGGCGGCCGCGGACCCCTGCACCGGCTGATGGTGGCGCAGGATACCGGCTCGGCGATCAAGGGGGCGCAGCGGGCGGATATCTTCTATGGCACGGGCGACGCCGCCGGCGAGAGGGCCGGGCGGGTGCGTGACCGTGGGCGCATGGTCGTGCTTCTGCCCATAGACACGGCGCTCGCGCTGCTACCCGGGGGCTGA
- a CDS encoding Smr/MutS family protein gives MSRRGRKDLSREDRALWEQVARRTRPLDPTRKPPPLAEADARAPDKGQADAPPPVPAFRIGEKAGQAGSTLAGSRAERSVAMDRKLFTRLKRGKMAPEARIDLHGMTLAQAHPALMGFILQSQASGRRLVLVITGKGAGPDGDGPIPERRGVLKRQVPHWLRQAPLAGAVLQVTEAHRQHGGGGAYYVYLRRAR, from the coding sequence TTGAGCCGGAGGGGACGGAAAGACCTCAGCCGCGAGGACCGCGCGCTTTGGGAGCAGGTGGCCAGACGCACCCGGCCGCTCGACCCGACCCGCAAGCCGCCGCCACTAGCCGAGGCGGACGCGCGCGCGCCGGACAAGGGTCAGGCCGACGCGCCGCCGCCCGTGCCGGCGTTCCGCATCGGCGAAAAGGCCGGTCAGGCGGGCTCGACGCTGGCCGGGTCACGGGCGGAGCGCTCGGTCGCGATGGACCGCAAGCTCTTCACCCGGCTCAAGCGCGGCAAGATGGCGCCCGAGGCGCGCATCGACTTGCACGGGATGACGCTGGCCCAGGCCCACCCGGCGTTGATGGGGTTCATCCTGCAAAGCCAGGCCTCGGGCCGGCGCCTTGTCCTTGTCATCACCGGCAAGGGCGCTGGGCCTGATGGCGACGGGCCCATCCCGGAGCGGCGCGGGGTTCTCAAGCGGCAGGTGCCCCACTGGCTGCGGCAGGCCCCCCTTGCCGGGGCCGTGTTGCAGGTGACCGAGGCGCATCGCCAGCACGGGGGCGGCGGGGCCTATTACGTCTATCTACGACGTGCGCGGTAG
- a CDS encoding MFS transporter: protein MPFWHFLRENRAWLAAGALLTFTSSYGQTFFIAIFAGEIRAEFGLSHAAWGGIYTLGTAVSALLMVWAGALTDRWRVRSLAIAVLGLLALACIAMATVSAVWALPLVILGLRLFGQGITSQLAMVAMARWFVRNRGRALSIAILGVQAGQAVLPVVFVALMQVMPWRTLWLLAAGLVLAALPVLLLLLRQERTPQYHAETTQSEGMDGRHWRRGEVVRHWLFWLVVPAVAGPPAFGTALFFQQVHLAEIKGWPLVDLVALFPLFTAISVLAMLIAGWAIDRVGTARLMPGALLPVAVGFALMAGADSLTGAALAFGFSALSIGAFTTLPSAFWAEFYGTRNLGAIKALGAAVMVLGTALGPGLTGALIDLGIGFEAQLLGMSVYFALSAALLATGVSRAARLLPRTS, encoded by the coding sequence ATGCCATTCTGGCACTTCCTGCGCGAGAACCGCGCCTGGCTGGCCGCCGGGGCGCTGCTGACCTTCACATCGAGCTACGGCCAGACCTTCTTCATCGCGATCTTCGCGGGCGAGATCCGCGCGGAGTTCGGACTGAGCCACGCCGCCTGGGGCGGGATCTACACGCTGGGGACGGCGGTCTCGGCACTCTTGATGGTCTGGGCCGGCGCGCTGACCGACCGCTGGCGGGTGCGCAGCCTGGCGATTGCCGTACTCGGCCTGCTGGCGCTGGCCTGCATCGCGATGGCGACGGTCAGCGCCGTCTGGGCGCTGCCGCTGGTCATCCTGGGGCTGCGGTTGTTCGGGCAGGGGATCACGAGTCAGCTTGCGATGGTGGCGATGGCACGCTGGTTCGTGCGCAATCGCGGGCGCGCCCTGTCGATCGCGATCCTCGGGGTGCAGGCGGGCCAAGCGGTGTTGCCGGTCGTCTTTGTCGCGTTGATGCAGGTCATGCCCTGGCGCACGCTCTGGCTGCTGGCCGCCGGCCTGGTGCTCGCGGCCCTGCCGGTGCTTCTGCTCCTGCTGCGGCAGGAACGAACGCCACAATACCACGCCGAAACGACCCAGTCGGAGGGCATGGACGGCCGGCACTGGCGGCGGGGCGAGGTGGTGCGCCACTGGCTTTTCTGGCTGGTGGTGCCCGCGGTGGCCGGGCCGCCCGCCTTCGGGACCGCGCTGTTCTTCCAGCAGGTGCACTTGGCCGAGATCAAGGGCTGGCCGCTGGTCGATCTCGTCGCGCTGTTTCCCCTGTTCACCGCGATCTCGGTTCTGGCGATGCTGATCGCCGGATGGGCCATCGATCGCGTCGGCACGGCGCGCCTGATGCCCGGTGCGCTCTTGCCCGTCGCCGTCGGCTTCGCACTAATGGCCGGCGCCGACAGCCTGACCGGTGCCGCGCTTGCCTTTGGCTTCAGCGCGCTGTCGATCGGCGCGTTCACCACCCTGCCCTCGGCGTTCTGGGCCGAGTTCTACGGCACTCGCAATCTGGGTGCCATCAAGGCGCTGGGGGCGGCGGTCATGGTGCTGGGCACCGCGCTCGGCCCCGGCCTGACCGGCGCGTTGATCGATCTGGGCATCGGCTTCGAGGCGCAGCTTCTGGGCATGTCGGTCTATTTCGCGCTGTCCGCGGCGCTGCTGGCGACAGGTGTCTCGCGCGCGGCGCGCCTGCTACCGCGCACGTCGTAG
- a CDS encoding alpha/beta hydrolase, whose product MLRQHAFLICLACLVTLAGCAPRGVLHFVPAPDPSAVTRSVFVGTTRVPETGAGFSEDRAPELRFASYEVAIPADRAPGQISYPRGAPDPREDFVTVAAQSYGAAPEFTAALRRALVDRPRGERAVVLYVHGFNTNFAEGLYRSAQLSHDFGIGGVTLHYSWPSLASPFGYAHDRDSTLFARTGFDRFLDAVIAAKPDDVLIVAHSMGALLTMEALRQMALEAPGRVGREIHELVLLSPDIDIDVFRAQVRDIGRMPDSVIIVTSQRDRALTLSARLSGQRDRLGNLDSVDEVADLDITLVDVTEFSRGLGHFTAGSSPDLIRLLRGVEDLDRAFNEGAPGRPGLLPGTVLTVQNATAIILSPLTALSAQ is encoded by the coding sequence GTGCTCCGACAGCATGCATTCCTGATCTGCCTGGCCTGCCTCGTGACGCTTGCGGGCTGCGCGCCGCGGGGCGTGCTCCACTTCGTCCCCGCGCCCGATCCCTCGGCGGTGACGCGCAGCGTGTTCGTCGGCACAACCCGGGTGCCCGAAACCGGGGCCGGGTTCTCCGAAGACCGCGCACCGGAGCTGCGGTTCGCCAGTTACGAGGTCGCGATTCCTGCGGATCGTGCGCCAGGCCAGATCAGCTATCCGCGCGGCGCGCCGGACCCGCGCGAGGATTTCGTGACCGTGGCGGCCCAAAGCTATGGCGCGGCGCCCGAGTTCACCGCGGCGCTCCGGCGGGCGCTGGTCGACCGGCCGCGCGGCGAGCGCGCAGTCGTGCTTTATGTCCATGGCTTCAACACGAATTTCGCCGAGGGGCTTTACCGGTCGGCGCAGCTGTCGCACGATTTCGGGATCGGTGGCGTGACGCTGCACTATTCCTGGCCGAGCCTCGCCAGCCCCTTCGGATATGCCCATGACCGCGACAGCACGCTGTTCGCACGCACGGGGTTCGACCGGTTCCTCGACGCCGTGATCGCCGCCAAGCCCGACGATGTCCTGATCGTCGCGCATTCCATGGGGGCGCTGCTGACGATGGAGGCGCTGCGCCAGATGGCGCTGGAGGCGCCGGGCCGCGTCGGACGCGAGATCCACGAGCTTGTGCTGCTCTCGCCCGATATCGATATCGACGTGTTCCGCGCGCAGGTACGCGATATCGGCCGCATGCCCGACAGCGTGATCATCGTGACATCGCAGCGCGACCGGGCGTTGACGCTCTCGGCCCGGCTGTCGGGCCAGCGCGACCGGCTGGGCAATCTCGACAGTGTCGATGAGGTGGCCGATCTCGACATCACACTGGTCGACGTGACCGAGTTCTCGCGCGGGCTGGGCCATTTCACGGCGGGCAGTTCGCCCGACCTGATCCGGCTGTTGCGTGGGGTCGAGGATCTGGACCGTGCCTTCAACGAGGGGGCGCCGGGCCGACCCGGGCTCTTGCCGGGGACGGTACTGACGGTGCAGAACGCGACGGCGATCATCCTGTCGCCGCTGACCGCGCTTTCGGCGCAGTAG
- the hslU gene encoding ATP-dependent protease ATPase subunit HslU, with amino-acid sequence MTDLTPREIVSELDRFIIGQKDAKRAVAVALRNRWRRKQLADDLREEVYPKNILMIGPTGVGKTEISRRLARLARAPFIKVEATKFTEVGYVGRDVEQIVRDLVDSAIAQTREYMRDEVKSAAHQAAEDRVIEAIAGTDAREQTREMFRTKLKKGELDDKVIELEITDTSNPLPMMDLPGMPPGQQGGMMSLGDLFGKAFGGRTVKKKTTVRDSYEVLISEEADKLLDDETVNRAALEAVQENGIVFLDEIDKVCAKSETRGGDVSREGVQRDLLPLIEGTTVSTKYGPVKTDHILFIASGAFHIAKPSDLLPELQGRLPIRVELRALTEADFVRILTETDNALTRQYSALMATEEVAVSFTEDGIAALARIAAEVNESIENIGARRLYTVMERVFEELSFTAPDRTGETVEVNADFVEKNLGELTRSADVTRYIL; translated from the coding sequence ATGACCGACCTGACCCCGCGCGAGATCGTCTCGGAACTCGACCGCTTCATCATCGGGCAGAAGGACGCCAAGCGCGCGGTCGCCGTGGCGCTGCGCAATCGCTGGCGGCGCAAGCAGCTGGCGGACGACCTGCGCGAAGAAGTCTACCCGAAGAACATCCTGATGATCGGCCCCACCGGCGTCGGCAAGACCGAAATTTCACGTCGGCTGGCCCGGCTGGCCCGCGCGCCCTTCATCAAGGTCGAGGCGACCAAGTTCACCGAGGTGGGCTATGTCGGCCGCGACGTGGAACAGATCGTCCGCGACCTGGTGGACAGCGCCATCGCCCAGACCCGAGAATACATGCGCGACGAGGTGAAATCCGCCGCCCACCAGGCCGCCGAGGACCGGGTGATCGAGGCCATCGCCGGAACCGACGCGCGCGAGCAGACCCGCGAGATGTTCCGCACCAAGCTGAAGAAAGGCGAGTTGGACGACAAGGTGATCGAACTGGAAATCACCGACACGTCGAACCCGCTGCCGATGATGGACCTGCCGGGCATGCCGCCGGGACAGCAGGGCGGCATGATGTCGCTTGGCGACCTGTTCGGAAAGGCGTTCGGGGGGCGCACCGTCAAGAAGAAGACGACCGTGCGCGACAGCTACGAGGTGCTGATTTCCGAAGAGGCCGACAAGCTTCTGGATGACGAGACGGTGAACCGCGCGGCCCTGGAAGCGGTGCAAGAGAACGGCATCGTCTTCCTCGACGAGATCGACAAGGTCTGCGCCAAGTCCGAAACCCGCGGCGGTGATGTCAGCCGCGAGGGCGTGCAGCGCGACCTGCTGCCGCTGATCGAGGGCACGACGGTATCCACGAAATACGGCCCCGTGAAGACTGACCACATCCTGTTCATCGCGTCCGGCGCCTTCCACATCGCCAAGCCCTCGGACCTGTTGCCCGAATTGCAGGGGCGCCTGCCGATCCGGGTGGAACTGCGCGCCCTGACCGAGGCCGACTTCGTCCGCATCCTGACCGAGACGGACAACGCGCTCACCCGGCAATACTCCGCGCTGATGGCCACCGAGGAGGTCGCGGTCAGCTTCACCGAGGACGGGATCGCGGCGCTCGCCCGGATCGCGGCCGAGGTCAACGAGAGCATCGAGAATATCGGGGCGCGGCGGCTTTACACCGTGATGGAGCGCGTGTTCGAGGAGCTCAGCTTCACCGCGCCGGACCGCACCGGCGAGACGGTTGAAGTGAACGCGGATTTCGTCGAGAAGAACCTTGGGGAACTGACGCGGTCGGCGGACGTGACCCGCTATATCCTCTAA
- a CDS encoding multidrug efflux SMR transporter, which translates to MGWLILVVAGIFEVGFTTAMKASDGLTRPLPSMAFLVCAITSFYLLFRSLDYLPLGTAYAVWTGIGAVGTVLVGIFLYGEPAGLLRVFFLGLLIFSIIGLKFVSSQ; encoded by the coding sequence ATGGGCTGGCTGATTCTCGTTGTTGCAGGAATCTTCGAGGTTGGATTCACCACCGCGATGAAGGCCTCCGACGGGTTGACGCGGCCGCTGCCCTCCATGGCTTTCCTGGTCTGCGCGATCACCAGCTTCTACCTGCTGTTCCGGTCGCTGGACTACCTGCCCCTCGGGACGGCCTATGCCGTCTGGACAGGCATCGGCGCAGTCGGAACCGTCCTGGTGGGGATCTTCCTTTACGGCGAACCCGCCGGCCTGCTGCGCGTATTCTTTCTCGGCCTGCTGATCTTCTCGATCATCGGGCTGAAGTTCGTGTCATCCCAATAG
- the hslV gene encoding ATP-dependent protease subunit HslV, whose translation MARDEFPGWHGTTIVGVKRGNEVVIAGDGQVSLGQTVIKGSARKVRRLSPGGYDVVAGFAGSTADAFTLLERLEAKLEATPGQLQRAAVELAKDWRTDKYLQKLEAMLIVSDGAEMYVITGAGDVLAPEHDVAAIGSGGNFALAAARGLMEKTDLSAEEIARKAMAIASDICVYTNGNLTVETISKD comes from the coding sequence ATGGCAAGAGACGAGTTCCCCGGATGGCACGGCACGACGATCGTCGGCGTGAAACGGGGCAACGAGGTGGTGATCGCGGGCGACGGGCAGGTGAGCCTGGGCCAGACCGTCATCAAGGGCAGCGCGCGCAAGGTGCGCAGGCTGTCGCCCGGCGGCTATGACGTGGTCGCGGGCTTCGCGGGCTCGACCGCGGATGCCTTCACCCTGCTCGAGCGGCTGGAGGCCAAGCTGGAGGCGACGCCGGGGCAGTTGCAGCGCGCGGCGGTGGAACTGGCCAAGGACTGGCGCACCGACAAGTACCTGCAGAAGCTGGAAGCGATGCTGATCGTCAGCGACGGGGCCGAGATGTACGTGATCACAGGCGCGGGCGACGTGCTGGCGCCCGAACATGACGTGGCGGCCATCGGCTCGGGCGGGAATTTCGCGCTGGCCGCGGCCCGCGGGCTGATGGAAAAGACCGACCTCTCGGCGGAGGAGATCGCGCGCAAGGCGATGGCGATCGCCTCTGACATCTGCGTCTACACAAACGGCAACCTGACCGTAGAGACGATCTCGAAAGACTGA
- the trxA gene encoding thioredoxin — protein sequence MPTQAVTDDTFDAEVRNSDIPVVVDFWAEWCGPCKQIGPALEELSNEMEGKVKIVKVNVDDNPNTPAQMGVRGIPALFLFKDGQIVSNKIGAAPKAALQSWIEESV from the coding sequence ATGCCGACCCAAGCCGTCACCGACGACACGTTCGACGCCGAGGTGCGCAACTCCGACATCCCCGTCGTCGTGGATTTCTGGGCCGAATGGTGCGGCCCCTGCAAGCAGATCGGCCCCGCCCTCGAAGAACTCTCGAACGAGATGGAGGGCAAGGTGAAGATCGTGAAGGTCAATGTCGACGACAACCCGAACACGCCCGCGCAGATGGGCGTGCGCGGCATTCCCGCGCTGTTCCTGTTCAAGGACGGGCAGATCGTCTCGAACAAGATCGGCGCGGCGCCCAAGGCCGCGCTGCAAAGCTGGATCGAAGAGTCGGTCTGA